From the genome of Solidesulfovibrio carbinolicus, one region includes:
- a CDS encoding fumarate reductase iron-sulfur subunit: MGRTLTFNIFRYNPSDPASSPHMDKFTLDETERMTLFIALNRIREEIDPTLMFDFCCRAGICGACAMVINGRPGLACHTKTKEMPAEITLMPLPVFKLVGDLSVDTGTWFRGMYQKVESWVHTDKKFDPKAQEERMDNALAEQIYELDRCIECGCCVGACGTALMREDFLGAVALNRLARFILDPRDQRTEKDYFDIVGTDEGIFGCMGLLACEDVCPKQIPLQEQLGKLRRKMALAAVKNILPKFLKKDF; the protein is encoded by the coding sequence ATGGGCAGAACGCTGACTTTCAATATATTCCGGTACAACCCGTCCGATCCGGCGTCCTCGCCGCATATGGACAAATTCACCCTAGACGAAACCGAGCGCATGACCCTTTTTATTGCGCTCAACCGCATCCGCGAGGAAATCGACCCGACCCTGATGTTCGACTTCTGCTGCCGGGCCGGCATCTGCGGCGCTTGCGCCATGGTCATTAACGGCCGGCCGGGCCTGGCCTGCCACACCAAGACCAAGGAAATGCCCGCCGAGATCACGCTCATGCCCTTGCCGGTCTTCAAGCTGGTGGGCGACCTGTCCGTCGATACCGGCACCTGGTTTCGCGGCATGTACCAGAAGGTCGAATCCTGGGTGCACACCGACAAGAAATTCGACCCCAAGGCTCAGGAAGAGCGCATGGACAACGCCCTGGCCGAGCAGATCTACGAACTGGACCGCTGCATCGAATGCGGCTGCTGCGTGGGCGCCTGCGGCACAGCGCTCATGCGCGAGGACTTCCTCGGCGCGGTGGCCCTAAACAGGCTCGCCCGGTTCATTCTTGATCCCCGCGACCAGCGCACCGAGAAAGATTACTTCGATATCGTCGGCACCGACGAAGGCATCTTCGGCTGCATGGGCTTGCTCGCCTGCGAAGACGTCTGCCCCAAGCAGATTCCGCTCCAGGAACAGCTCGGCAAGCTGCGCCGCAAGATGGCTTTGGCCGCCGTCAAAAACATCCTGCCCAAGTTCCTCAAAAAGGACTTCTAG
- a CDS encoding Fe-S-containing hydro-lyase, whose amino-acid sequence MAEHHLTTPITDADVEKLKTGDVVFITGHIYTARDAAHKRLVETLDAGKSLPFDLKGALIYYVGPSPAPPGRPIGSAGPTTSYRMDTYAPRLHSLGLKGTIGKGKRSDEVKAALAEHKAVYLGATGGAGALLSQRITDAKVIAYEDLGPEAIRELTVKDFPLLVINDCHGGELYVKPNLG is encoded by the coding sequence ATGGCCGAACATCATCTGACCACGCCCATCACCGACGCCGACGTCGAAAAGCTCAAGACCGGCGACGTGGTGTTCATCACCGGCCACATCTACACCGCCCGCGACGCCGCCCACAAACGGCTCGTCGAGACCCTGGACGCCGGAAAATCCCTGCCCTTTGACCTGAAGGGCGCGCTCATCTACTATGTCGGGCCTTCTCCCGCGCCTCCGGGACGCCCCATCGGCTCGGCCGGTCCGACCACGAGCTACCGCATGGACACCTATGCCCCGCGTCTGCATTCGCTGGGGCTCAAGGGCACCATCGGCAAGGGCAAGCGCAGCGACGAGGTCAAGGCCGCCCTGGCCGAACACAAGGCGGTCTACCTGGGCGCCACCGGCGGAGCTGGCGCGCTGCTGTCGCAGCGCATCACCGACGCCAAGGTCATCGCCTACGAAGACCTTGGCCCTGAGGCTATACGGGAGTTGACGGTGAAGGACTTCCCGCTTCTGGTCATCAACGATTGTCATGGCGGGGAGCTGTACGTGAAACCGAACCTCGGCTAG
- a CDS encoding sulfide/dihydroorotate dehydrogenase-like FAD/NAD-binding protein — translation MPSRILRKRKLIPGMTSELVIEAPHIAAKALPGNFVILRVWEDGERIPLTIADADKEAGTITLVYLVMGKTTAHLETLDAGDDILDLCGPLGRATEIHKVDGPVICVGGGTGIAAMHHIAKGHHMAGNRVVTIIGARCEDLLLFRDELCSFCPEVLIATNDGSCGRQGLVTDLLVEMLENDKTVAEVVAVGPVPMMRAVAEATRPFGVKTTVSLNSIMVDGIGMCGACRVSVGGETRFACVDGPEFDGHAVDFGELGARLTAFKDQERLSYEEFKSHGCNCSK, via the coding sequence ATGCCAAGCCGGATCCTGCGCAAGCGCAAACTGATTCCGGGCATGACCAGCGAGCTGGTCATCGAGGCCCCGCATATCGCGGCCAAGGCCTTGCCCGGCAACTTCGTGATCCTTCGGGTGTGGGAGGACGGGGAACGCATTCCCCTGACCATCGCCGACGCCGACAAAGAGGCAGGCACCATCACCCTGGTCTATCTCGTCATGGGCAAGACCACCGCCCATCTTGAGACCCTGGATGCCGGCGACGACATCCTGGACCTGTGCGGACCGCTGGGACGCGCGACCGAGATCCACAAAGTGGACGGCCCGGTCATCTGCGTCGGCGGCGGCACCGGGATCGCGGCCATGCACCACATCGCCAAGGGCCACCACATGGCCGGCAACCGGGTGGTGACCATCATCGGCGCGCGCTGCGAGGATCTGCTGCTGTTTCGAGACGAGTTGTGCTCCTTTTGCCCCGAGGTGCTCATTGCCACCAACGACGGCAGCTGCGGCAGGCAAGGGCTGGTCACGGACCTGCTCGTCGAAATGCTCGAAAACGACAAGACCGTGGCCGAAGTGGTGGCCGTCGGCCCGGTGCCCATGATGCGGGCCGTGGCCGAGGCCACCCGGCCGTTTGGCGTCAAGACCACGGTCAGCCTCAATTCCATCATGGTTGACGGCATCGGCATGTGCGGCGCCTGCCGGGTGAGCGTTGGCGGCGAGACGCGTTTCGCCTGTGTGGACGGTCCGGAATTCGACGGCCATGCCGTGGATTTCGGCGAGCTTGGAGCCCGGCTGACGGCTTTCAAGGATCAGGAACGTCTTTCCTACGAGGAGTTCAAGAGCCATGGCTGCAACTGCTCCAAGTAA
- a CDS encoding fumarate reductase flavoprotein subunit, which yields MKIIQTDLLCVGAGLAGERVAIEAADNGFSVICLSIVPARRSHSSAAQGGMQAALGNSAMGEGDSPDVHFADTVKGSDWGCDQEVARLFVDAAPIAMRQMAFWGVPWNRVVPGEQTYYKGGKPFTAFEKPENEGLIHSRNFGGTAKWRTCYTSDGTGHCVLYTLDNRAAQMGVSVIDKVEAIALIHDGDTCMGVIARCLKTGELTAYLAKATLIATGGFGRIYRESTNAVICDGGGLITALDTGVVPLGNMEAVQFHPTGIVPTDILVTEGCRGDGGTLLDKNEYRFMPDYEPEKAELASRDVVSRRMTEHMRKGLGVPSPYGDHLWLDIRHLGEAHIRTKLREVDEICQSFLGVDPVYQLIPVRPTQHYSMGGVRTNKDGAAYGLKGLFSAGEASCWDMHGFNRLGGNSLAETVVAGMIIGGKIVEFLKGAETVIKTASVRDAMDKQNARIADLVACKNGSENPYTVRNAMFDSIMKGAGIFRNGKDLETCVAELQEILGRARRVGLRSSGKGANPELTMALKIEGMVKLALCVAYGALKRTESRGAHTREDFPERNDRDWLTRTLATWADGADLPTLNYEPATHIFEMPPGDRGYGGGKIIPMNG from the coding sequence ATGAAAATCATACAGACCGATCTTTTGTGCGTCGGCGCGGGACTGGCCGGCGAGCGCGTGGCCATCGAGGCCGCTGACAACGGTTTTTCCGTCATCTGCCTGTCCATCGTGCCGGCCAGGCGCTCCCACTCCTCGGCCGCCCAGGGCGGCATGCAGGCGGCGCTGGGCAACTCGGCCATGGGCGAGGGCGACTCCCCCGACGTCCACTTCGCCGACACCGTCAAAGGCTCCGACTGGGGCTGCGACCAGGAAGTGGCCAGGCTCTTTGTCGACGCCGCCCCCATCGCCATGCGCCAGATGGCCTTCTGGGGCGTGCCCTGGAACCGCGTCGTGCCCGGCGAGCAGACCTACTATAAAGGCGGCAAGCCCTTCACGGCCTTTGAAAAGCCCGAAAACGAGGGGCTCATCCACTCGCGCAACTTCGGCGGCACGGCCAAGTGGCGCACCTGCTACACCTCCGACGGCACCGGGCACTGCGTCCTGTATACCCTGGACAACCGGGCCGCCCAGATGGGGGTCAGCGTCATCGACAAGGTCGAGGCCATCGCGCTCATCCACGATGGCGACACCTGCATGGGCGTCATCGCCCGCTGTCTCAAGACCGGCGAGCTGACCGCCTATCTGGCCAAGGCCACGCTCATTGCCACCGGCGGTTTCGGCCGCATCTACCGCGAGTCCACCAACGCCGTCATCTGCGACGGCGGCGGCCTCATTACCGCCCTGGACACCGGCGTGGTGCCCCTGGGCAACATGGAAGCCGTGCAGTTCCACCCCACCGGCATCGTGCCCACTGACATCCTCGTCACCGAAGGCTGCCGCGGCGACGGCGGCACCTTGCTCGACAAAAACGAGTACCGCTTCATGCCGGACTACGAACCGGAAAAGGCCGAACTGGCCTCCCGCGACGTGGTCAGCCGCCGCATGACCGAACACATGCGCAAGGGCCTGGGCGTGCCTTCCCCCTACGGCGACCACCTCTGGCTCGACATCCGCCACCTGGGCGAAGCCCACATCCGCACCAAGCTGCGCGAGGTCGATGAAATCTGCCAGTCGTTCCTTGGCGTCGATCCGGTCTACCAGCTCATCCCCGTGCGCCCCACCCAGCACTATTCCATGGGCGGCGTGCGCACCAACAAGGACGGCGCGGCTTACGGCCTTAAAGGCCTGTTCTCGGCCGGCGAAGCCTCCTGCTGGGACATGCACGGCTTTAACCGCCTGGGCGGCAACTCCCTGGCCGAAACCGTGGTCGCCGGCATGATCATCGGCGGCAAGATCGTGGAATTCCTCAAAGGCGCCGAGACCGTCATCAAGACCGCCTCGGTGCGCGACGCCATGGACAAGCAAAACGCCCGCATCGCCGACCTCGTCGCCTGCAAAAACGGCAGCGAGAACCCCTACACCGTGCGCAACGCCATGTTCGACTCCATCATGAAGGGAGCCGGCATCTTCCGTAACGGCAAGGATCTCGAAACCTGCGTGGCCGAACTCCAGGAGATCCTGGGCCGCGCCCGCCGCGTCGGCCTGCGCAGTAGCGGCAAGGGAGCCAATCCCGAGCTGACCATGGCGCTCAAAATCGAAGGCATGGTCAAGCTCGCCCTGTGCGTGGCCTACGGGGCGCTTAAGCGCACCGAATCGCGCGGCGCGCACACCCGCGAGGACTTCCCCGAACGCAACGACCGCGACTGGCTGACCCGCACCCTGGCCACCTGGGCCGACGGGGCCGATCTGCCGACGCTCAACTACGAACCGGCCACCCACATCTTTGAAATGCCCCCCGGCGACCGCGGCTACGGCGGCGGCAAGATCATTCCCATGAATGGGTAA
- a CDS encoding succinate dehydrogenase/fumarate reductase cytochrome b subunit — protein sequence MSVPTTATHEGLPVGKLSAYLDWVQMLTGAVLILFMWSHLILVSSILLGPKVMNALAWFFEATYMAQVGGPLIFLTFLVHFVLAARKIPFNTKQQRVMLSNAQRLRHPDTWLWVVQAVTAMGILIMGAIHLWVILTNLPITAEKSAARIQSGFWFVFYLFLLPMVELHVGIGFYRIMVKWGFVDRPGRWTLKKKENLLTAIFIGIGVLALLRYYFLPLQ from the coding sequence ATGTCCGTTCCAACCACCGCCACCCACGAGGGGCTGCCCGTCGGCAAGCTCTCGGCCTATCTCGACTGGGTGCAGATGCTCACCGGCGCGGTCCTGATCCTTTTCATGTGGTCGCACCTGATCCTGGTTTCGAGCATCCTGCTCGGGCCCAAGGTCATGAACGCCCTGGCCTGGTTTTTCGAAGCCACCTACATGGCGCAAGTCGGCGGGCCGCTTATTTTCCTCACCTTTTTAGTCCACTTTGTCCTGGCCGCCCGCAAGATTCCCTTCAACACCAAACAGCAGCGCGTCATGCTCTCCAATGCCCAGCGCCTGCGCCATCCCGACACCTGGCTGTGGGTCGTCCAGGCCGTCACGGCCATGGGCATCCTCATCATGGGGGCCATCCACCTCTGGGTGATCCTGACCAACCTGCCCATTACCGCCGAGAAGTCCGCCGCCCGCATCCAGTCCGGGTTCTGGTTCGTCTTCTACCTGTTCCTGTTGCCCATGGTCGAGCTCCACGTCGGCATCGGCTTCTACCGCATCATGGTCAAATGGGGCTTCGTCGACCGTCCGGGCCGCTGGACGCTTAAGAAAAAGGAAAACCTGCTGACCGCCATTTTCATCGGCATCGGCGTCCTTGCTCTCCTGCGTTACTACTTCCTGCCGCTCCAATAA
- a CDS encoding malic enzyme-like NAD(P)-binding protein, producing the protein MALFTKEEALNYHSVWRTGKLEVVPIKPCRNQKDLSLAYSPGVAQACLAIAADPELGWKYTNRGNLVAVVSNGTAVLGLGNIGALAGKPVMEGKGVLFKTFADIDVYDINLNTKDPEKIIETVKLLEPTFGAINLEDIKAPECFEIEQRLIEIMDIPVFHDDQHGTAIISGAGIINALEIAGKKIEDLKIVVSGAGAAAIACSKFYVALGVDQANIAMFDSKGHIHAGRTDLHPTKAQFAQKKAFANMAEAFKDADVFLGLSTKGLVSKDMVKSMAKNPIIFAMANPDPEIPYNDAKEARPDAIMGTGRSDFPNQVNNVSGFPFIFRGALDAGSKKINEEMKMAAAKSLAALAKEPVPVEVMDMYGEKDVKFGIDYVIPKALDFRMLEWEAPAVAKAAMDTGVATKTLDLQQYKKDLRTRIDAAHKRIKDYVASYNYDF; encoded by the coding sequence ATGGCGCTTTTCACCAAGGAAGAAGCCCTGAACTACCATTCGGTCTGGCGCACGGGCAAACTGGAAGTCGTGCCCATCAAGCCCTGCCGGAACCAGAAAGACCTCTCCCTGGCCTATTCGCCGGGCGTGGCCCAGGCCTGCCTGGCCATCGCCGCCGATCCCGAGCTTGGCTGGAAGTACACCAACCGCGGCAACCTCGTGGCCGTGGTCTCCAACGGCACGGCCGTCCTGGGCCTGGGCAACATCGGCGCGCTGGCCGGCAAGCCGGTCATGGAAGGCAAGGGCGTGCTCTTTAAGACCTTCGCCGACATCGACGTCTACGACATCAACCTCAACACCAAGGACCCCGAGAAGATCATCGAGACGGTCAAACTCCTCGAGCCGACCTTCGGGGCCATCAACCTCGAAGACATCAAGGCCCCGGAGTGCTTCGAGATCGAACAGCGCCTGATCGAGATCATGGACATTCCGGTGTTCCACGACGACCAGCACGGCACGGCCATCATCTCCGGCGCGGGCATCATCAACGCCCTGGAGATCGCCGGCAAAAAGATCGAGGACCTCAAGATCGTGGTCTCCGGCGCGGGCGCGGCGGCCATCGCCTGCTCCAAGTTCTATGTGGCGCTGGGCGTCGATCAGGCCAACATCGCCATGTTCGACTCCAAGGGCCACATCCACGCCGGCCGCACCGACCTGCACCCCACCAAGGCCCAGTTCGCCCAGAAAAAGGCCTTCGCCAACATGGCCGAAGCCTTCAAGGACGCCGACGTGTTCCTGGGCCTGTCCACCAAGGGACTGGTCAGCAAGGACATGGTCAAGAGCATGGCCAAAAACCCCATCATCTTCGCCATGGCCAACCCGGACCCGGAGATCCCCTACAACGACGCCAAGGAAGCCCGCCCCGACGCCATCATGGGCACCGGCCGCTCGGACTTCCCCAACCAGGTCAACAACGTCTCGGGGTTCCCGTTCATCTTCCGCGGGGCGCTTGACGCCGGCTCCAAGAAGATCAACGAGGAAATGAAGATGGCCGCCGCCAAGTCCCTGGCCGCCCTGGCCAAGGAGCCCGTGCCCGTCGAGGTCATGGACATGTACGGCGAAAAGGACGTGAAGTTCGGCATCGACTACGTCATCCCCAAGGCCCTGGACTTCCGTATGCTGGAATGGGAAGCCCCGGCCGTGGCCAAGGCGGCCATGGACACGGGCGTTGCCACCAAGACCCTGGACCTGCAGCAGTATAAAAAGGACCTGCGTACCCGCATCGACGCCGCCCACAAGCGCATCAAGGACTACGTGGCTTCCTACAACTACGACTTCTAG
- the gltA gene encoding NADPH-dependent glutamate synthase: MAATAPSKKAKAPRTAMPEQDPKVRARNFEEVALGYTAEMALAEAARCLQCKKPACRKGCPVEIDIPGFIKQIAAGDLDEAYAVLRQTNSLPAVCGRVCPQETQCEGSCIVGKKGEPVAIGRLERFVADTHLAKTACETVTGGPACSMPRDDLKVACIGSGPASLTCAGYLAARGIPVTVFEALHEVGGVLVYGIPEFRLPKAVVRQEVEAMKALGVEFKTNWVGGKTITVPELLESGYSAVFIGVGAGLPRFLGVPGENLIGVFSANEYLTRVNLGRAYKFPATDTPTFPAKHVVVFGGGNVAMDAARTAMRLGADKVSLAYRRTEHEMPCRREELHHAKEEGLDILCLNAPVEFIGDEAGRLKQIVLQRMELGEPDESGRCSPVACQGDTCTLEADMAIVAVGTGANPLISQTTPGLDTYRRGYIVADPATGETSIPNVFAGGDIVTGAATVISAMGAGRRAAKAIADRLLGGAAGKQPPDNAAEDSADA, translated from the coding sequence ATGGCTGCAACTGCTCCAAGTAAGAAAGCGAAAGCCCCCCGCACGGCCATGCCCGAGCAGGATCCCAAGGTCCGGGCCCGCAACTTCGAGGAAGTGGCCCTGGGCTACACGGCCGAGATGGCCCTGGCCGAGGCCGCGCGCTGTCTGCAATGCAAAAAACCCGCCTGCCGCAAGGGCTGTCCCGTGGAGATCGACATCCCCGGGTTCATCAAACAGATCGCGGCCGGCGACCTTGACGAAGCCTACGCCGTGCTGCGCCAGACCAATTCCCTGCCGGCCGTGTGCGGCCGGGTCTGCCCCCAGGAGACCCAGTGCGAGGGATCGTGCATCGTCGGCAAAAAAGGCGAACCCGTGGCCATCGGCCGGCTGGAACGCTTTGTGGCCGACACCCACCTGGCCAAGACCGCCTGCGAGACCGTCACCGGCGGCCCGGCTTGTTCCATGCCGCGCGACGACCTGAAAGTCGCCTGCATCGGCTCGGGGCCGGCCAGTCTCACCTGCGCCGGCTATCTGGCCGCCCGGGGCATCCCGGTCACGGTCTTCGAGGCCCTGCACGAGGTCGGCGGCGTGCTCGTCTACGGCATTCCCGAATTCCGCCTGCCCAAGGCCGTGGTGCGCCAGGAAGTCGAGGCCATGAAGGCCCTGGGCGTGGAATTTAAAACAAACTGGGTCGGCGGCAAGACCATCACCGTGCCCGAGCTGCTGGAGTCGGGCTACAGCGCCGTCTTCATCGGCGTCGGAGCCGGCCTGCCGCGCTTTCTGGGCGTGCCCGGCGAAAACCTCATCGGCGTGTTCTCGGCCAACGAGTACCTGACCCGGGTGAACCTGGGCCGGGCCTACAAGTTCCCGGCCACCGACACCCCGACCTTCCCGGCCAAGCATGTCGTCGTCTTCGGCGGCGGCAACGTGGCCATGGACGCCGCACGCACGGCCATGCGCCTGGGCGCGGACAAGGTCTCCCTGGCCTACCGCCGCACCGAACACGAAATGCCGTGTCGCCGCGAGGAACTCCACCACGCCAAGGAAGAAGGCCTCGACATCCTGTGCCTGAACGCCCCGGTGGAATTTATCGGCGACGAAGCCGGGCGGCTCAAACAAATCGTGCTCCAGCGCATGGAGCTTGGCGAACCCGACGAGTCGGGCCGCTGCTCGCCGGTGGCCTGCCAGGGCGACACCTGCACCCTGGAAGCGGACATGGCCATCGTGGCCGTGGGCACTGGAGCCAACCCGCTCATCAGCCAGACCACCCCGGGCCTGGACACCTATCGCCGGGGCTACATCGTGGCCGATCCGGCCACGGGCGAGACGTCCATTCCCAATGTCTTCGCCGGCGGCGACATCGTCACCGGCGCGGCCACCGTCATCTCGGCCATGGGCGCGGGACGCCGGGCGGCCAAGGCCATCGCCGACCGCCTGCTCGGCGGCGCGGCGGGCAAGCAACCACCGGACAACGCGGCGGAAGATTCCGCCGACGCGTAA
- the dctA gene encoding C4-dicarboxylate transporter DctA, producing the protein MSGHKAIYKSLYFWVIMGIVVGIVLGLVPATKGFAESMQPFGTAFIRMVKMIIAPIIFCTVVTGIAKMGDMGKVGRVGIKCMLYFWSMTLFALAIGLVVVNLYKPGAGMDDYAAKMQANQKEIAKVEDFAGKAKKMSTVDFLMNIVPTSVVDAFAKGEILQVLFFSILFGVGLANIGDKAKNIVKIIDEFGRGLFKVVHYIMYFAPLGAFGAMAYVVSSQGHEALLKLLYLMLGVYTTCIIFIFVVLALVCKMAGFSLWRYLCYIKEEILLVLGTSSSEAALPRMMAKLENAGADKSVVGLCLPMGYSFNLDGTCIYLTMAAVFLAQATNTPLDLSHQLYLLFVLLLTSKGAAAVTGGGFITLAATLQTVGTIPVASLTLLLGVDRFMSEARAITNLIGNGIATLVVAKWEGALNEAKLQAVLSGNDDEYADDPEDMLILEESAESLPSSNSK; encoded by the coding sequence ATGAGCGGCCACAAAGCGATTTACAAGTCTCTGTATTTCTGGGTCATCATGGGCATCGTCGTCGGCATCGTCCTGGGCCTCGTTCCGGCCACCAAGGGATTCGCCGAGTCCATGCAACCGTTTGGCACGGCCTTTATCCGAATGGTCAAGATGATCATCGCGCCCATCATCTTCTGCACCGTCGTCACCGGCATTGCCAAGATGGGCGACATGGGGAAAGTCGGCCGCGTGGGCATCAAATGCATGCTCTATTTCTGGAGCATGACCCTTTTCGCCCTGGCCATCGGCCTGGTCGTGGTCAACCTCTACAAGCCCGGGGCCGGCATGGACGACTATGCCGCCAAGATGCAGGCCAACCAGAAGGAAATCGCCAAGGTCGAGGACTTCGCCGGCAAGGCCAAGAAGATGTCCACCGTGGACTTCCTCATGAACATCGTGCCCACCTCCGTGGTGGACGCCTTTGCCAAGGGCGAGATCCTGCAGGTGCTGTTCTTCTCCATTCTCTTCGGCGTCGGCTTGGCCAACATCGGCGACAAGGCCAAGAACATCGTCAAGATCATTGATGAATTCGGGAGGGGCCTGTTCAAGGTCGTTCACTACATCATGTATTTCGCGCCACTTGGCGCGTTCGGAGCCATGGCCTACGTGGTCTCCTCCCAGGGCCACGAGGCGCTTTTAAAGCTCCTCTACCTCATGCTCGGCGTCTACACGACCTGCATCATCTTCATCTTCGTGGTCCTGGCCCTGGTCTGCAAAATGGCCGGCTTCTCGCTGTGGCGCTACCTGTGCTACATCAAGGAAGAAATCCTGCTTGTGCTCGGCACCTCCTCCTCCGAGGCGGCCCTGCCCCGCATGATGGCCAAGCTCGAAAACGCCGGCGCGGACAAGTCCGTGGTCGGCCTGTGCCTGCCCATGGGCTACTCGTTCAACCTCGACGGCACCTGCATCTACCTGACCATGGCCGCCGTGTTCCTGGCCCAGGCCACCAACACGCCCCTGGACCTCAGCCACCAGCTCTACCTGCTCTTCGTCCTGCTTTTGACTTCCAAGGGCGCGGCGGCCGTCACCGGCGGCGGCTTCATCACCTTGGCCGCCACCCTGCAGACCGTGGGCACCATCCCCGTGGCCTCGCTGACCCTGCTTCTGGGCGTTGATCGCTTCATGTCCGAAGCCCGGGCCATCACCAACTTGATCGGCAACGGCATCGCCACCCTGGTCGTGGCCAAGTGGGAAGGCGCGCTCAACGAAGCCAAGCTCCAGGCCGTGCTGTCCGGCAACGACGACGAATACGCCGACGACCCCGAGGACATGCTCATCCTCGAAGAATCGGCCGAGTCCCTCCCCTCTTCCAACTCCAAATAG
- a CDS encoding fumarate hydratase, with protein sequence MKIVQAKDIREAVAAMCIAANRELPADVRAAFEAAHAAEEAPAAKEIFRQLLENADLARDTGLPLCQDCGLAVFFVEVGEDVRVEGSTLREAINDGMIAGYKDGFLRKSSCDPFTRKNTGDNSPSIIHFDIVPGDTLKITMMAKGGGSENMSRVTMLSPAQGWKGIKDFVVNRVAEAGPNPCPPTIVGVGIGGNFELAAVNSKKALMRELDDTHPDPEIAKLEDELLAAINALGIGPMGLGGKTTSLAVKILVAPCHLASLPLAVNIQCHSARHKEVIF encoded by the coding sequence ATGAAGATCGTACAAGCCAAGGACATCCGCGAAGCCGTGGCCGCCATGTGCATCGCGGCCAACCGCGAGCTGCCCGCCGACGTGCGCGCCGCCTTCGAGGCTGCCCACGCCGCCGAAGAGGCCCCGGCCGCCAAGGAAATCTTCCGCCAGCTCCTGGAAAACGCCGATCTGGCCCGGGACACCGGGCTGCCGCTGTGCCAGGACTGCGGTCTGGCCGTCTTTTTCGTCGAGGTCGGCGAAGACGTGCGCGTGGAAGGCTCCACCCTGCGCGAGGCGATAAACGACGGCATGATCGCCGGCTACAAGGACGGATTTCTGCGCAAATCCTCCTGCGATCCCTTTACCCGCAAGAATACCGGCGACAACTCGCCCTCCATCATCCACTTCGACATCGTGCCCGGCGACACGCTCAAAATCACCATGATGGCCAAGGGCGGCGGCTCGGAAAACATGTCGCGCGTCACCATGCTCTCCCCGGCCCAGGGCTGGAAGGGCATCAAGGACTTCGTGGTCAACCGCGTGGCCGAGGCCGGCCCCAACCCCTGCCCGCCCACCATCGTCGGCGTCGGCATCGGCGGCAACTTCGAACTGGCCGCGGTCAATTCCAAAAAAGCGCTCATGCGCGAACTGGACGACACCCATCCAGACCCCGAGATCGCCAAGCTCGAGGACGAACTGCTGGCCGCCATTAACGCCCTGGGCATCGGCCCCATGGGCCTTGGCGGCAAGACCACGAGCCTGGCCGTCAAGATCCTGGTCGCGCCGTGCCACTTGGCCAGCCTGCCCCTGGCCGTCAACATCCAGTGCCACAGCGCCCGCCACAAGGAGGTCATCTTCTAA